DNA from Triplophysa dalaica isolate WHDGS20190420 chromosome 21, ASM1584641v1, whole genome shotgun sequence:
ACGAGGGTAAAGAGGTCCCAGGAAACAGAGGATATAAGTATTTTGGTGCAGCAAAAGATCTACCAGGAGTCAGAGAGCTGTTTGAAACGGAGCGTAAGTTCACTAAATGATATCAATTGAAGAACTGAATGAGTATAATCTATTAATAACAACCGTTTTATTCAGAACTGTGATTATATGAGTTGTGTTGGTATGCTAAGAGATCTGTAATGCAGAGAAGTTAGTGCTATGCTAGGGTGACCACCCATCCAAATTTGTGTTGTACCGACCACATTTTCACCCTTTGTCCCACACGTCGcatattgaaaaaatatcccACTTTTTCATGCGTTTTTCACCAGTGTTGGTTTTTAGTTGTCAGATAAAGAAATACGTTATTTTACCCGAAACGCACACAAGATGCTTGTTTGGCGCATTGGTTATTCAAATATTTGCACACCTGTGTCCAACGAGCTCATACAAATGCAACTATTTTAAGTCTAGCTTTTATCCAGTGGATGAGAAGACAGCAGTGAGTTCGATCATCAAGAGTCTGCTACGTCTGTGAATCAAACtgaagattgtgttttgatcCCTCACTAAAACATTGTATACTGTGTGGCTTTGAAACTGTTTATTAAAGGCTGTGGTAAgcgttttaaaataaaaatgatttgcaaatatagaatgcattatttaaattttaaaagagaaactaTTCATTATTCGTATCTTCTTAATTCCTtcacttttctctttttgagaagATCTTTTAAGTTTACAACCTTAGTATGATCATTCCATGTCTGCGATGCTCAAAATGTAAAGAGACAATTAACCTTAAATTGAAACCGCAATTAATCTTGTTGTttgttatataacatttaatctATTCCTTTATTATGTTGTAGTTGGAATagacaaaataatgaattcttTTTTTACGAGCTTAAAAGTAGGGTAGGGAAACAAATTTTTTGGGATGCActataaattatcggccatatcgggaTCGGGGGATAAATGGTCATTATGAATAATACAATTTAGTCTGATATATTATAGccaataaattatgaataatttccTCTGCCTTTATCACTTCAGTTGCACGCTGCTCATGATCATTCCCTTActgttattagcaaaacattgttggaCCACTATGTAGATATTTacgaatgtgtaaattatagtgacaaaaacatattgtttgaAGCCAGTTGCTGTCTGAATGGcttgtcttgagacctgttagacttgtggctattgagaaTACCTTTCAGGGTTGCTCTGGGAGAACATCTATGATTTGTCtatgaaattaacatttaaccagaaaagtttaaaagttaaataatcttgaattagtgtaaagtaggcttggtacatgattttcaggagaaaatgttatatttaggCACTATATATATCGCTTATCAGCTTCCAATGTTTAAGAATGATTGGTTATCGCTATCGGCCAAAATGtccatatcggtgcatccctaatagaAATGCTTTCATTCTGTCATTATATTAGTTTTACGCTACCTTTTAGtggtgtcccacattgtcccacaAGAAagtattactttattatttgaATTGTTGGGTGGTGGTCACCCTATGCTATGCTATGCTATGTTGACATTTTTTGCTGCCCAGTTTCTGCTTGTAATCCaaaaaaaatcgttttttttccTTTGCAGCCATCCAGCTGCCCAGAAAAACACGAGGCGATCTGATGAAGGACGTTGATGCTGAGTATTATGGTTATAGAGACGAGGATGATGGCATTTTAGTACCTTTAGAACAGGAATATGAGAAACAAGGTGATGCAAGAGCACTAGACAAATTAGGGGGTATTTGAAGgaattgcacaaaaataaaaaattcccaTCAGCCCATGAAAGagaatgtacaaaaaatgatGTAGGATGGTTGTTATTTACAAAAATCATGTTGGAATAAGGGGTTTTGGGGCTTTAAAACGAAGACTTAAAATAGCCTGTACAACTCAATATAGCCATATGACAATTCTCCTTGTAGCTCTCAAATCTGATTTACTTTCCTTTCAGATTTAACTATGGTTCTGCATTACTGTTTAAGAACgacattttattgtgcatttaaaatgtcagaGATGCAGAATTGATCCCTATGcaaagattttatttctttacatgacAGCTTTATGTAAAGAACTTTGAACCCAAGTAAAGCAGACTTCCTAATTGAACAGCATCATAAACcattattttgtcaaatttagGACATAATTGATGCTTGTCACCATTGGTTTGGCTTTTGCCTTTGGATGAAACTGGCAACCATGTGACTTCCTTTAATTGACACACTCTTGACCAACCGTCCTCACATTATTTGGATGAAGCtctgcattgtttgtttttactctgGTACAGTCGTGGCattgtgtgattttgtgttttaccgGCATGGTTCtcatttgtgtctgtttaaCTGAATGCGTGATGTGCTGCTGGAGTTTCGATGCGACTTATATGAAGCGTCAGGGTGCACCTGACTGTCCAGTGACTGCGACACATGACTGCTGCATTCCACTTTTAATTCATTGACTTGGTCCTGTGTAACTCATGTGATCGCTGAATCCTTAGGTTGCGCTTTATTTACAGTATCTGCACTTACCTAGTATGTATGTACAGTGTACTTACCCAACAAAATAAAGGTAACTACATGGACTAAATATGGGTTTGCGATGGTAGGTCAAAAGGCCATTAACACGAAATAAATCACAACTGGCTAAAAAAGGACCATGCTAGTTAGCACAGTTTTCTTTGTgggatttatttaacaataacgAAGCACATGATTACGtacatgttaaaatgttataGTGTAATATACAATATGTAATGCTTATATCTTTTTGATCCTGTAGTTATAGCAGAGGCTGTTGAGAAATGGAAAGCAGATAAAGAGGCTCGATTGGCTGGTGGAGTCGTGAAAGACactgaagaagaggaggaataTATTTACGCTGTCAAAGACGATGAGGTAAACATCCACTCTGCTCTGTCACAGGCTATTTTGAACGATTACGTTTTTGacctatttttatttcattttcctcAACGTTTTCTATTCAGCAGTCGGACGATGAAAGCCGAGAGCAGATGGAGGGAGAAAACGGTGCACAAACATTTATTGCACATGTTCCCGTTCCATCACAAAAAGAGGTGGGTTGAGTCAtctgaaagtgtttttattagtgTTTGTACACAGAATACACTGCAATGAAGTGAAATAGACCTGAACATCCTGTGATTTACTTTTGTCGCTTTTTTCTGTGGTTGTCACAGATTGAAGACGCTTTGGTGAGACGGAAGAAAATGGAGCTCCTGCAGAAATACGCCAGTGAGAGTTTGATGGCACAAAGTGAAGAGGCCAAAACGTTACTTGGTTTATAGTGTGCTGAACAGCTTGGGTTCCCAAATCATTGTGTGTACAATCTTGAGGGTTGTATTGATATCATATGAAGCCAGAATGATGTCATTTCGGAGCAGAAGATATAACATGATCTGATCAAATGTGGCTGTATTTGAAGTTTGAGTATTGGATGTGTTAAAGATGCTGTTTGGGTTATAGATTGGAGTTCAGATacaaaacaggtgaaaatatcTGCAGTGCTTTGTTTGATAAGGTCACGTTGATGCATATTACTTGTACAGTTAACATGAGATCAGCTGAATTTAAAGTCAATCTTCACAGAATAATAAAGTAATCTAGTTGTTGTTACGGGCCAAAAGATGTTGCCGATTTTGGGTGTAATAACACCTTTACTGTATGCTGTAAATATTGTGTACGCTATGTTGACCTCGCCTTTTTTGACAAGTAAACTCATTTTTACAATACATGCCTTTatcttttttaagaaatactTGATGATACATATTTGCACAATCTCACAAAGAGGTGCAGTTCCCTTGTTTGTTGGTAGAAATAAAAGATGACGCAGCAATCCTGATGAAGTAGATTCTCTAGCGGCAGGTATATGTGCCAGTGATGTCACTAGTCCCGTACTTCCACATCTGCTGCAGTGGCCAAGTTTCCTTTAATTGTCTCGATTCCAACACCTTCCCCCACAAAATACACCATTTCTCtagtaaaaatgatttaaatctaACAAACATCTGATATTGATTTGCCTATGTAATAATATTCAACGGGAGCGAAGCGACAAAAGAAAAGCGCTCCCGGACCGCCACATGCTCGAGCGCATCCGCCAATCACGTCATTGGCTTGCTCCGTTCCCTCGCGGGGTGTCAGATTCCCCATTCGCCCCAAGCGGAGAAGGGTGTTTATTTCCTGACTCGCGTCTCTCGACTGAGTCGGACCACCTCCTCTCTGTCGTCACATCGCAGAGCTACAAAAGCTACATGGAGGAACCGGTCGCGGTCGAAACCGGCAAGCAAAGCGAAACGGAACGCGCAGTGTGAGACGTCAAAATGAAGGCCTTGAGTGCGCTCGTGCGGTCGGCGAGCTCCGCGTGTTCCCGGCGTACGGAGCGCGTCGCGTCTGGACGATGCGGACTGTGCAGTAAGGTAACGATACTGGACGTGTTTACATTCCTATAGCTGCATCAGTATCATCATGCGATATCTTCTGCACACAGCGCTGGGTCTTTTGTTTACTAGATTAAAATGCTTCAACGTTCTAgatttagctttcctgtagctcagtggtaagagcattgcaaggttgtgggttcgatcccaggggactgcaaatacctatgtaaaatgtataggataaagcaattggataaatgcgtctgccaaatgcctaaatgtaaatgtaaatgatgtgtgattaaacaaatagaaatgtgaataatatttatttctcatttgtaaTATTGTTTCCGTTTCAAATTGTTGTTGCACCCAAGAAAGGAATGTCAGTCTGTTAGTTGTGGTTATGAAGAAACAAACTGACATTAATTTCTTATTGCCCCtccttttttaaattgttgtttacGTTGAATTGAACGGGATAACGTCCTGTCATTGCATGCCTTCTTTTTGACATTATTGCACCATCTGAGCTGTATACTGGCTCCTGTGTTGGGTCTTCATGGCTCTAATGGCCACTTGATCTCTGTGCACCATGTACACAGCTGTAGTCTTATTGATCCATGTGCTTTCTAGGATTCTGACACAGTCTGCAGTGCTCTTGATTCTCATCTGTCTTTGCTCTGTCTTCAGTCTTTGATGCAGGAGATGATTCCTGACATTTCTGTCTTTAGTCAATTAGCATCTCATTTAATAGGAAGTCTATGTGTTTTAGATGTCAGTGATACTGTAACTACAAGGTTATTATAATGCAACAAAATTTATTGATTTGATGAAGCTATAATGAAAGAGACATCTGTTATTTAAGTCAAGTATATTGATGGCAGATGACAAACATCTTTACATGctaaatattatacatttattagacattagatatgcatatacattttctttagagtttctgtcataatttattcgcTGTCATTTGGTTCAAATCCTGTATGTGTCTCTTTTTTTGTCAATCATacaaaaattatgtattttaagtaaagtccctctggttttgtgttcatgcaagTCAATTAGGGAGAAATTTGTTGGTTAAGAAAAGGATTTTTCTCTGCTGGCCAGATGTTCAGGTATTTTTGATGCCTGCCTCAAGTCACAAACATAGTTTAATGTGTCaagcaaggttattttagtttactaaaattaaaactttaaataaagtctCTGttatttgaaatcaaataaaatatttacctAAAAAGGATTGGGAAAAATTAACTAAAGgaaatttgaaatgttgcctcaacaataaactgaaataagtttaaagaacttaaattataattatgaaCAAATACTCAAATACCAAAATCGATAAtactttaactaaaataaacataaaaaataaaagttctaaaaataaaagctaatttaaaatattaataaaactaaataaagctaaaatcaaaactataattaCTCTGGTGTCAagaacagaaatattttatattattatggcTCAATGACGTGTAACGACTTCTTATCATGTGGTGTTATCAGTAATATCAAATTAAAGAATTCTGAAGAAGTCTAAAGATTTAAATTCTGTTAGTTTCCTTGTAAAAGTTATTAGAAATCAGAAGTTCGCCTGCGGGttattcatataaatttgtGCTTGTAGTTTCCTTTGTGAACGGGTGAAGGTGCGTGACACACACTTGAGGAAGTGTGAACAAAAGTCTCGAGTGAACTTACATAACCGTCCGAGGACCGCTAGAACACATGTCAGAATTTTTTTGAATATGGTCTTAAGTTCTTGTGAATGATCTGTTGTATACAGGCTGGCAGCTTGTTGGCCAttttacagacaaaaaacattCCATGTTTTTCAGAAAGTCATATAGTTCCCTAACAAAATGGAAAGGGAACTTTTGACCTCATAGTGGCTTTTCAGAGAGAACATGAACATAAAGTCCCTAAAGAGACAAGTGCAGCTGTTTACTTTTGAGGATTATGACCAGTTCTGACTATCTGCTCAGTGTACGCAgacaataaaagcaaaacaaggCCCAAATGTACGGCGAGGGTCAAGCCTTACAAATCCTCTCATCCCTTTGCTGGCGTCATTATGTACAGCGTCAATCCCATTTGGAACGAGAGATTCATGCGATGACACTTTTCATTCAGTCACTGTTTTTTcaattctaattttatttatgctttaatataaTCCTCAGGATCCTGATGAGGTGATGGGtgaatcttagttcatgttgcACAGCAACGCACAATAGTCATGCAATAGCCTTGTAGTTATTCATGTGTTGTTCTCTCTTGACATACAGATCCAGCCTAGCTTTGGATTTTTGTTTGACATCGACGGAGTCTTAGTCAGAGGAAAGACGCCAATCCCAGCAGCAAAGAGAGCTTTCCAGAAGCTGGTGGATTCAAATGGACAGTTTGTGGTACCCGTCGTCTTCGTCACAAACGCTGGCAACTGCTTACGGCAGAAGAAGGCAGATCAACTGTCTCACATACTGGGTGTTCCTGTGAGTTTTCTTCTTGTTAAAGGAggagttcaccttcaaaatgaaacatctgtcatcatttactcaccctcttgtcatttcaaacacaaaagaagatattttgaaaaatgctggtaacagaacagcacagctgttaacaacattcttcaaaatatcttctgtgttctgcagaagaaaggaagtcacacaggtttgacgtgacaagagggggagtaaatgatgacagaattttcattttgaaggtgaacttcTTCTTTAAGAACTATGACATTCATTCGGCATGTATTACATGTATTAGTTTCATGTACCTTGTACAATAAGTGTTATACCGACGTGTTTATACACATGCATATTCATCATATCTGTTTTCTTTGCCTCTAGATTACGCAAGACCAAGTGATGATGTCTCACAGccctttgaaaatgtttaagagATACCATGACAAGTGCGTGCTGGTATCTGGACAAGGTCCTGTGCTTGACATTGCCAAAAAGTATCCTTTCACATTTACTACAAGTTTCTTCCTCGGATTATCATCTCTAATAAATCACATCAATTACTATTGATGTGATGGTATTTTGATAGAATTGAGGAGGTTACAGAATTCTTATGATCGGTCTTAACTCAGTCTGACAGTGTGGGCTTTACTAACGTGGTCAGTATTGACATGCTCAGAGAATCTTTCCCCCTGCTGGACATGGTGGATCACAACAGACGTCCAAAACTACCGGTACACATCACTTGATGTTCACCTTTGATGGTTTTATTTGATCTGGACATTCATGAAATCTAAACGCCTTATAAGAATACTGTACAAAAATACACATAGGACACAAAATGAACAGCAGGAACGCTTTAAGGTCTAATAGATgctttcagcagcaacaacatgaacaaacataATGTTTCCCAAACTTAACTGCCGGTAAGACCTCTACAAAGAATCATTAACTGTTGAGTagtattaattaaataaaatgtatatacaataaaatattaatattaatctaAAATAAGTGgttgtgttataaataaaaaaaagactgtgagtTAACTTCAGGCCTGCTGTGTGCGTGTAATCAAACCGTCCAAAGAATACAGACAAAAACATTGTGGTTAAAATTCGGttgaaaacatatattttatattaggAATGAATATTATTTGAGGAGAATGTCAATGAGATAAAATATTAAGATTCACATTTCACTTTTGTTCTTATATCAGGcttaattaaatatatagagaatgtgaagctacGTCACGCCGTGTTGAATCTGctgccatcttgggaggatcgcTGCTAGTgcattcaatgcagtgttttgtttttcatgtttgattaggaaatataactgcTAGGTCAGTCTGGCTGTGTTAAAAACTATAGCATTAGTCGTTCAGGAAAATCCCCTGGATCATTCACTTTctatttctccatatatcaaacaaaacaagtaacggtacgTATCAAAACagtaatagcagtggagtatgatcctcccaagatggcgacGCCACTGCAACCAGACGTCAGCTTCACGTTCTCTATTCATCATGCTCTTTTAAATCAGTTAGGTTGTAATGAAATCTGAAGGATCGAAAGTTGTATTGCGCTCTCAGCAAGAATTGCAAAACATGACAGAAACCAGATATTTGTCTTATTGTTTCAGTCTTCACCTGTGATGAACCTCCCTAAAGTTGAAGGTAAGTTTATCAGCGGACAACTGAATGACCTTTACAAtatcagtataatcaaacagttaaaaacatgaatattaaacaGTGTGTCTAAATGCAACGGCTCTGACATTCCTtgtcctcatgtcatttcagctGTGGTTCTGTTCGGAGAACCCATTCGATGGGAAACAAACCTTCAGCTCATCGTAGACATCCTTCTGACCAATGGGAATCTAAGTAACGTGTATGAGAGCACTCACACTTCTCATCTGCCGCTCTTAGCCTGTAACATGGATCTCATGTGGATGGCCGAAGCACATTCACCAAGGTGATCAAGACTCTTTTCTAGAAAGTTAAGATGCTGATTCATTATACTGTTATGAACTCAATGCTATTATGACACAGTTTAAACCCCAAACCGGCCCATGTGTGGTcatcttaatgattttttttaacggTTCGATTCCAGCCTTATAGACACCTAGTTGTCTGTACAGTTTGTAATGTAAAATCAATAGcttatattttgttcttttatgtaaatgaataagcGACAAATTAGAGACTGATTTTTGTGTCTAATATGATCCATGTTTTGTGACTTAAAGATGGAGAGTTTTATTGTTGCTGTAAATGATTTTCCTTTTTGTCATGTCAGATTTGGTCACGGCACTTTTATGGTGTGTTTGGAGAGCATCTATAAGAAGATCACTGGCAAAGATGTGAAGTACGAGGCCCTCATGGGGAAACCCAGTGAACTGACGTACCATTATGCAGAGTACCTCATTCGAGAACAAGCTGCAGAAAGAGGATGGAGGACACCAATCAGATCTCTCTATGCCGTCGGGTGAGACGCTTACACATTTTAACAGGCATCATTGAGTTTGTTAAATCTGACATCACATAAATATAGAATTTGGATACATCATCACCTGCTGATCAGGAAGTGATGCATTGTTACATATATGTACAAATCTATCCTATATATGTATCTGTTCTTGATATTACTGCCTGCATTTTGTTCAtaacttcatgtttttttttaatagggACAACCTGATGACCGATATTTACGGGGCCAACCTCTACAGCCGCTACCTGGAAGAACGAGCGGCTAGCAAGGGCACCAAAGCGGTAGCAAAGGTGGTGACGGGCACAGGGCTGCCCACCGCTGTCCCTCAGGAGGTGGATATGGACAATGGTTGGGAAAGCGAGCTTGCTTCGCCCTCCGCCACCTCCTGCAAGTCGATTCTGGTTTGCACAGGAGTCTACAATCCCCACATGGAGTTACCTAAAGATGCAAACCAATGCATCAAAGAGACGGTCTTCCACGGGCATCGTGACTTCCGCTTTGACCCCGCACTGGTTGAGCCGGAGAAAATTGTTGAGGACGTAGACGCTGCCGTTGAACTTATATTTGAGATGGAGAAATTTCAGACAGCAGTTTAGTTTCTGTTTGTATTAACAGTCCGTTACTCAACATTTTCAATTTTAGAACATGTCTGTCTGAGAAACCTCGACGCACAATTCATGACTGAggaaacagaagaaattaaagagatTTTAGTTTAACTACATGGTTTGTTTCCAAACAGTGTTTTTATGAGCTATTAACATTTTCGTTTGTCAGTACTCTGACAGACCAGATTTGCTTAAACATGTGACAAGAATGATATTCAGATGTGCTAgaaaacaggacaaaaaaaaaaagagtaaaatgtGAATTGCACCATTGCCAATCATGGATGTTAAGGGCTCATAGCTTGCCTTTTAATGCTGAATACTCCATACATTATTACTgttactttaattttttttataaattacagtAAGTTTACATCCTATACATCTTAAAGCTAAAATCTTAAACTTATTGTACGTTTTAGttatttcattgttattttCTGTAGATTGGTTTGTGAAAAATGTTGTACTGCAGAcgaattaaaacatgattacCTGTTAACTGTATTGTGCCAGTATACATGTTTAGAAATCGATTTAAAGTACTAAACAATGTTATATCAGTAATCGTTACATGCTCCATCCTTTTTCTACTTTTACATTGCTGATGTTACATTGTGGttagtttttctcttttttattggAAACAATACAGCACAGATTTGCACTGAGAGACAACACAACATTATAgctattgttttaaaacaaaggGTGTTAATAAAAGTCTATCACTTAAGCGTTTGTCCTTGAATTATCTGGTCCAACAAAATAAGGAAATAAATTATAtagataataaatatatattatctaaattattaatattgatcattaacacattatttaaacaaaaattaagggTAATCAAATAAGTgaaaaataattactgaatcaCAAAACACTGAATGGAAAAGTGGATATCAAAAAGTcatgttaaatatattatatcataACATACCAATATACAATTCATTTACTAACAAAACACTTACACAATATGTGAAGTCCAGACTAAACTTGCATAACAATAATTAGAAtaataatgtgtgtttattgttgcAAATATACTAAATTTGCATATATCATATAATAAATctgaattcattattttaatttatactgAATTTTATTATCTTCCACAAAAAATACTTAAAGTGGGCTTCCCTTCctaaacattgattttaatcTTTTGACAAGATATCatggttatatatattttacacaattttctttacattttgtaaGATGATTCGAGGCAGAAAACTAGATGGGActgttttcacagacagggtcacatctcactgtccttccgaaaccttttatctccatattttatgatttaattttgtgccataaatcattagtcaccctttaggcaaatatctaaccaataaaaggTTAAATGTGCTTGTCAACTTAGACAATACAGTATTTAACCATTGAAAAGTAATGTTCTATCCATTTCCTGAAAACTGCGAATAAATGTGTCATTATATAAAGTTCggtaaaataactttattttaaatctccGTTTAACACATAATTTATGCTGTGAAAGTTctattgataaaataataaacaaacaatttatcaACATCTCAGCAACATCTCAATGATGGACATAAAATGCATAGTAACATGAAAACAAACTACAAGGCACTGTTCCTATCTTCAAGAATCCtcattaaatgttatttaccTTCAACAACATTTGACAACGCATCACACTTAAATACTGTCTCCTTCCTCTCACTCATAACTTTAGACAAATATCCAGTACAAAATTTGACTTAAAACTAACAAAGAATGTGTCAAACTGAAAACTTTACATTCATATCATTTGCAATCGTATACTGAATATACTGCACATGTTGATTTCATTTATACATCGATTAATGACATATACTGTAAACGTACCAAAGATGTTAACCTCAAGAAAAGATAGCATGCTAATATAAATACAAGACATTGCATGTAAAATGGCTCTGATTTTTATGCCCAATTGAAACGAGACAACACCATCTGCTCTTTCCCAATTCTTCAGCGCAATATTATCATAAATTAAACATGGTCCAAAATTATCAAAAGATTTTCATCATAGTTTAAAAACCTTGTTTATTAAACTCTTTTATTTGAACAAGGCTTTGTGGTGGTTTAAATTAAccaaagttatatatatatattttataaatatattatatatatataaaataaatgcccACATGTCTTCTTACGAAGTCTTATAGAGGGTCGCAAAAGCAGTCGAACAGTTCTAAAACTCTGCTGGTTTTATGAATAGATTATAAAAGGCGTGTGCATGAGTATAGTCATCAAATCACATGACTACACTATTAATGGCAGCTTTTTAGACAGAACTTTAAAGATCTTGTTGAATGAAAATACTGCTGACCccaacatttcaaacatttggCAGGAATGAACACTCAATGTCCTTCTAAACAATGAATTGCATCAACTGCATTTTAGTAATAgctttatatgcatttatgtgaaTGTATTGTTAAATTCAAACATTCAAATCTAAATCAtcaagaaaattattttacaaaatagaTCTGCATTGTGCATCAAGTCATGTGACCCCATGAGAATTTTGCCCTTATTAATGACAACTGCGTCCAGCCAGTGTCTTCACAGTTTAACCAGGATTAGAAACCAGATGGAAACGCTTTTTATTAACCATCACAGAATGTTCCCTTGTCCTGTGCATAATCTGAATCACTTCAGTTTATCCTTCTGGAAATGCATTAAACAAGCACTATGTGATAGTACCTGACTTACATGACTGGATGGGTAATGACCAAAGCGTTTATTGCTTCACGAAAAGGCAGATATCAACAGCCACACCCCCAGCCCTCGCCGCTCACGTCTTTGCTGTTCAGTTTGAAGCTGTCTGTAACGGTTTCATTGATCATGGGCCCGCCATGTCTGAGGATGAGCTCGTTGGCCATTTTGTTAAACGCCTCTTCTATATTAACAGAGTCCCTGGCTGAAGTCTCGATGGCATTAACGAAATCCAACTGGTGAGCCATGGTCTGTGCGTCCTCCGTCGACACTTCACGCATGTCAGTCAAATCTGATTTATTACCTAATAATAAACCATTACGTTACATGTAAGACACCAATAAGTGTAAGACAGTCATAATAGTAACAcaattgcatttatatttatatttaagcacTTAGCAGGCAAACCTTAAcccaataataatatttaaaaatcttCAAGATGATGTAAATTACAGCGAGGAAAAGTATCTTATTAAAAGAATGAAGGGATTTAATCTTTAgcttttatcagtatgtgtgttccttGGGATGGAACCCTTGACCTTTGTGCCCCTAACACAATGATCCATAGCTCAGCCACAGCACCTAAATACACGTTTGCACTCACCGATTAAAAGAGGAACGATGTTGGATCCACCGTATTTCTTTACATCCTCCATCCACTTGGGCACAGACATAAAGGTGGCTCTTTTTGTGATGTCATAAGTGATGATGGCACCATTGGCACTGC
Protein-coding regions in this window:
- the isy1 gene encoding pre-mRNA-splicing factor ISY1 homolog, producing MARNAEKAMTALARFRQAQLEEGKFRERRPFLASECNELPKAEKWRRQIISEISKKVAQIQNAGLGEFKIRDMNDEINKLLREKGHWEVRIKELGGPDYRRFGPRMLDHEGKEVPGNRGYKYFGAAKDLPGVRELFETEPIQLPRKTRGDLMKDVDAEYYGYRDEDDGILVPLEQEYEKQVIAEAVEKWKADKEARLAGGVVKDTEEEEEYIYAVKDDEQSDDESREQMEGENGAQTFIAHVPVPSQKEIEDALVRRKKMELLQKYASESLMAQSEEAKTLLGL
- the zgc:77375 gene encoding haloacid dehalogenase-like hydrolase domain-containing 5, encoding MKALSALVRSASSACSRRTERVASGRCGLCSKIQPSFGFLFDIDGVLVRGKTPIPAAKRAFQKLVDSNGQFVVPVVFVTNAGNCLRQKKADQLSHILGVPITQDQVMMSHSPLKMFKRYHDKCVLVSGQGPVLDIAKNVGFTNVVSIDMLRESFPLLDMVDHNRRPKLPSSPVMNLPKVEAVVLFGEPIRWETNLQLIVDILLTNGNLSNVYESTHTSHLPLLACNMDLMWMAEAHSPRFGHGTFMVCLESIYKKITGKDVKYEALMGKPSELTYHYAEYLIREQAAERGWRTPIRSLYAVGDNLMTDIYGANLYSRYLEERAASKGTKAVAKVVTGTGLPTAVPQEVDMDNGWESELASPSATSCKSILVCTGVYNPHMELPKDANQCIKETVFHGHRDFRFDPALVEPEKIVEDVDAAVELIFEMEKFQTAV
- the rab43 gene encoding ras-related protein Rab-43, giving the protein MSLQESEDSYDFVFKIVLVGDVGVGKTCVVQRFKTGIFIEKQGNTIGVDFTMKTLEIQGKRVKLQIWDTAGQERFRTITQSYYRSANGAIITYDITKRATFMSVPKWMEDVKKYGGSNIVPLLIGNKSDLTDMREVSTEDAQTMAHQLDFVNAIETSARDSVNIEEAFNKMANELILRHGGPMINETVTDSFKLNSKDVSGEGWGCGC